Within the Fretibacterium sp. OH1220_COT-178 genome, the region CCGTGTGACAGTGCGTAAAAGGAAGAGATCGCGAGTCGGACTCAGTGCGTCTGCAGCCGGGCCGCCTTGAGGACGTTCTTGGCCAGCACCGAGGTCGTCACCGCACCGACGCCGCCCGGGACGGGGCTGATCATGGAGACGATCGGCTCCACGGCGGCGAAGTCGACGTCGCCGCAGAGCTTGCCCTCCGCGTCGACGTTGATCCCCACGTCCACGACGATGCTCCTGTCCGTAACGCAGTCCGCACCGATCATCCCCGCCTTGCCCGCCGCAGCCACGAGGATGTCCGCCCTGCGGCAGACCGAGGGCATGTCGACGGTCCGGGTATGGCAGATCGTCACGGTGGCGTGCTTCGCCAGCATCAGCATCGCCAGGGGGCGCCCCACTACCATGCTGCGCCCGACGATCGTCACGTTTTTCCCCTTGGGGTCGATCTTGAAGTGCTCCAGCATCTCCATCACCGCACCGGGCGTGCAGGGCGCAAACCCGTCGTCCTCGCCCGCAAAGACCTTGGCGGCGCTGAGGGGGCTCATGCCGTCCACGTCCTTGCGCGGGTCGATGGCGCGACGCGGGGCGTCGCCGTCCAGGTGCTTGGGCAGGGGCCGGAACAGCAGGATGCCGTGAACCGCAGGGTCCGCATTGATCTTGCCGAACTCGGAGTCGAAAGCACGCTGATCGATATCCTCCGGAAGTTCGTACACCTGCGCGGCGATGCCCAGCCCCTCGAAGCGCTTCAGCGCACCGCGTTCATACGCCAGGTCGTCGCCCCGGGCACCGACCCGAACGATGGCCAGCTTGGGCTCGATCCCCTTGGCCCGCAACGCGGCGTGCTCCGCCTGCAGGGCCTCCTTCATGCTCGCGGAAACTTCCGATCCCTTCATGAGAACAGCCATGTCCTTCGTCTCCCTTCTCGGATCTCAACGATCGGGCGCGGTGCTCCGGCGCACCGCTTTCCTTATCCTACCTTAAAGTACGATAACACAAAATCCTGAAAAAGGGGCGCCGGATGCAGCGGTTCGCGGACAAAAAAAGGCCCCGGCCAGAACTTTTCCAGGACCCTTCAAGGACAAGGAGAGGCGTCGCCGACCTCTCGTCGGGCTCCGCCGGGCCCTCCGGTCTCGACCGGGTATCCGGAATTGCTCCAGCGAATCCAGCCGTCGCTGTACTTCGAGACGTTGTTCAGCCCCATGGCACGGGCATAGAACCAGACCTCGGCGGCCCTCCAGCCCATGCCGCAGGAGAAGATCAGGTGGCGGCTCCAATCGATGCCGCAGCGCCGCCAGAGGCTCAGGATCTCCGAGTCCTGCCGCATCGTGTCGTCCACGTTGCGGTAATAGTCCAGGGAGTGGGGATCGCCCAGGCCCGCATACCCCAAAACGGCCCCGGGAATGTGTCCCACGATCTCCTGATGGTCGTAGCCCGAGACGTCCCCGCGGTACTCCTCCAGGGAGCGGATGTCCACGAGCTGCGACGTCCCCCAATCCGAGCGGAGCGCCTCGATCTCGTCGATCGTCCTCAAAACCTCCCCACGGCCGGGGACGGCGATGCCGAAGGACGATGCCGGCACGGGCCGGACCGCCTCGGTCGACAGGGCGTATCCCCGTCGTTTCCAGGCCCCCAGTCCGCCGTTGAGGACCCGAACGTCCCGGACTCCCAGATAGTGCAGGGCCCACGCCGCACGGCACATGGCCATGGGCGAGGCGCCGGTCACCACCACGCAGTCCTCCGAGGTGATGCCCAAAGCCAAAGCCGCTTCCTCCAGGGCTTTGGGATCGGCCAAGCGATACCGCGTCTCGGGCACGAGGTTTTTGTCGCTGTACAGATGGTCCACATCCAGATGGACCGCTCCGGGCACGTGTCCGAGTGCATGGGAGACCTCGGCGCCGCCCTTGCTGGCCTCGACGACCTTGACGCCCCGGCCGGAGTCGAAGGTCTCGGCCGGGCGTCCCTCGAGCCGCTCCCTGAGCGCGAAGGCGGACACCAGGAGTCCGTAGCCGGGATAGCGCTCCAGAGGACGGCCGTCGGCCCGAGCCCAGATTCCGAGGTCGAAGGAGGAGATCCTCTTGAAGCCTCGTCTCCGGAGCCAATCGCCCAGCCGGGCCGTCTCCTTCCCTCCGACGTCGTAGAGGAGCAGCTCCCGATCGGGAGTCATCCCCTTCTCGGTCAACGCCTCGGAGAGGCGCTCCTCCAGATCGTCCCGGCAAACGTCCAGCCATCCCGCATCGAAGCTCACCGCCCCGGGCGCGTGCCCGCCCCATGAGGGGCACCCATCGCTCCAGCCGTTGTACAGATCGCTTCGGCGGGCATCCACGAGCAAGGCGCCGTCACGACGCAGGGCGTTCCTCAGCTCCTCGGCGTTCAGCATCGTCAAGCCTCCTTTTTTTCCCAGACCCTTCACGACGGCCGGGCCCCCGAGCCGAACCCGGGGACCCGCCGATACGCGTTCCGTGCCGTTGTTTTCCCTGCGCTCCTCCGGGCTACTCCACCACGTCGTCCACCAGGAAGAGCTTGACCGCGGAGCACACCTGGAGGATGAAGATGAAGAGGACCACGAAGCCTCCGGCCGCCCCGAGGGATTTGACCCCCTCGACGCCCTGTTCGGTGCCTCCGAACGCCGCCATGATGATGGCGATGGCGCCGATGATCACGCCCCAGAGCACCTTGAGGTAGCCCGGCGCCTCGGTTCCGATGGGGACGTCCTTGATGCACATGGAGGAGATGCTGTTGGTCGTGGCGTTCGCCGCCGTGACGTAGGAGATGTAGATCACGAAGAGGTTGATCGGGACCACGATGTAGCCCAGGTTGAAGGGCAGCACCCTCAGGAACTCCCAGAGCGCCGTCACGGCGTTGGAGTTCTTGATGGTCCCGACCAGGTCGACGCCTCCGGCCATCTGTATGGACAGCGCCGAGTTGCCCCAGATGGAGAACCAGACGAGCCCGAAGACGGCGGGCAGCACGAGGTTCACGATCAGGAACTCGCGGATCGTCCGCCCTCGGGCGATCATGGCCAGGAAGATGCCCGTCACGGGGGCGTAGGCCACCCACAGCGCCCAGTCGTAGAGGGTCCAGAACTGGTTCAGAGGCACGCCGGCGATGTCCACGGGGTCCAGGGACCAGAGCCAGAAATTGTTCAGCCACGTGGCCAGCCCGGCGGTGGCGTTACGCACGATGAAGAGCGACGGGCCGGTGATCACCAGAAGGATCATGAGGCCGTAATAGAAATAGGCATTGAGACCCGCGATCTTCTTCATGCCCTTGTCGAGCCCCACGTAGGTCGACGTGGTGAAGCTCAGCACGATGAAGATTCCCGTGACGACGAAGAGGGACAGCGTTTTCTGCAGGCCGTAGATGTGCTGCACCCCCGTGGTCAGCAGGGTGATGCACATCGTGAGCCCGGAGGTCAGGCCCAGGATGATGGCCATCATGGAAAGGGTGTCCACCAGACTGGCCGTCACGCCTCGCGCGACCCAATCCCCCAACAGGGGCTTGAGGGTCGAGGTCACGGCCAGGCGATCCTTCTTGTTGTAGTAGATGTAGGCCATGAGCACGCCGCTCAGGGCGTAGATGGCGTAGGGGATGAACGTCCAGTTGTGGAAGCACCGGGCCATGGCGAACTGGGCGGCCTGAGGGGTTCCCGGGGCGATGCCCAGGGCGTCCAGCTCCCGATAGACGTTGCCGTAATAGATCAGGGGCTCGTTGACGCTCCAGGTGACGATGCCGACGGCTACGCCGCCGGTGAGCGTCATGGCGAACCAGGTCCAGAAGGGATACTTGGGCTCCGCATCCCGGCCGCCGATCCGGACGGACCCGATCTTGGAGAACATCAGGTACAGCACCAGCAACAGGGTGACGAGGGTGACGAGGGCATAGGCCCAGCCGAAGGTGAGCAGAGTCCATCGGAAGAAGCTGCGCGCGGTCGCGGTCATCGACTTGTTGTCCCACAGGCCCCAGACGGCCGCAGCCCCTATCAGAACGAAACCGGGAATGAAGACCTCCCACCTCAGCTCTCGTTTGTCCTGAATTCTTGTCGCGTCACTCATCGAACTCGCTCCTTTCAATCCAACGATCGTCA harbors:
- a CDS encoding bifunctional 5,10-methylenetetrahydrofolate dehydrogenase/5,10-methenyltetrahydrofolate cyclohydrolase; translation: MKGSEVSASMKEALQAEHAALRAKGIEPKLAIVRVGARGDDLAYERGALKRFEGLGIAAQVYELPEDIDQRAFDSEFGKINADPAVHGILLFRPLPKHLDGDAPRRAIDPRKDVDGMSPLSAAKVFAGEDDGFAPCTPGAVMEMLEHFKIDPKGKNVTIVGRSMVVGRPLAMLMLAKHATVTICHTRTVDMPSVCRRADILVAAAGKAGMIGADCVTDRSIVVDVGINVDAEGKLCGDVDFAAVEPIVSMISPVPGGVGAVTTSVLAKNVLKAARLQTH
- a CDS encoding rhodanese-like domain-containing protein; translation: MLNAEELRNALRRDGALLVDARRSDLYNGWSDGCPSWGGHAPGAVSFDAGWLDVCRDDLEERLSEALTEKGMTPDRELLLYDVGGKETARLGDWLRRRGFKRISSFDLGIWARADGRPLERYPGYGLLVSAFALRERLEGRPAETFDSGRGVKVVEASKGGAEVSHALGHVPGAVHLDVDHLYSDKNLVPETRYRLADPKALEEAALALGITSEDCVVVTGASPMAMCRAAWALHYLGVRDVRVLNGGLGAWKRRGYALSTEAVRPVPASSFGIAVPGRGEVLRTIDEIEALRSDWGTSQLVDIRSLEEYRGDVSGYDHQEIVGHIPGAVLGYAGLGDPHSLDYYRNVDDTMRQDSEILSLWRRCGIDWSRHLIFSCGMGWRAAEVWFYARAMGLNNVSKYSDGWIRWSNSGYPVETGGPGGARREVGDASPCP
- a CDS encoding BCCT family transporter; this encodes MSDATRIQDKRELRWEVFIPGFVLIGAAAVWGLWDNKSMTATARSFFRWTLLTFGWAYALVTLVTLLLVLYLMFSKIGSVRIGGRDAEPKYPFWTWFAMTLTGGVAVGIVTWSVNEPLIYYGNVYRELDALGIAPGTPQAAQFAMARCFHNWTFIPYAIYALSGVLMAYIYYNKKDRLAVTSTLKPLLGDWVARGVTASLVDTLSMMAIILGLTSGLTMCITLLTTGVQHIYGLQKTLSLFVVTGIFIVLSFTTSTYVGLDKGMKKIAGLNAYFYYGLMILLVITGPSLFIVRNATAGLATWLNNFWLWSLDPVDIAGVPLNQFWTLYDWALWVAYAPVTGIFLAMIARGRTIREFLIVNLVLPAVFGLVWFSIWGNSALSIQMAGGVDLVGTIKNSNAVTALWEFLRVLPFNLGYIVVPINLFVIYISYVTAANATTNSISSMCIKDVPIGTEAPGYLKVLWGVIIGAIAIIMAAFGGTEQGVEGVKSLGAAGGFVVLFIFILQVCSAVKLFLVDDVVE